TTGGCGGTTTAAGATTTTCTAAATTGAGCATAACCGTTCAGCCAATGGCGTCAACTTAAGAGCCTTCATTAGCAAACCCTCCTATGGATTTTCTGAAAAGTTTTTGAGTATATTGTATTTTTAATTTGTAAAATAAGATTTTTTCCTTTCTGCACGTCTCGTCTAAAAAGGACACATTTTAAACTTTTTTGTTGAAATAAAATAGAAACAAAAGTGCTGTTTCTTGCACTCTTTGGATAATTTAATGATAAAAAATTTAGAGAGAAATTTTACACACAATCACTGATATTTTCCCTTAAGTTGACGCCATTGTCTGAACGGTCACGACATAGGATCCAGAAAATTTAGTTATATATAGAAAAATCTGAGTTGAATTAACTACACCAACTCACATTCAGCAAAAAAGAAAGCTATTTCCTTACGAGCATTTTCTAGACTATCCGAACCGTGTACTCTATTTTCACTAATATCATCAGCAAAATCACCTCTGATTGTACCTTTATCTGCCTGCTTTGGATCGGTAGCTCCCATGATTTGTCTGTATTTACTTACTGCATTTTCACCAACTAAAACTTGAATTATCACAGGACCAGAAGTCATAAACTCTACCAATTCCCCAAAAAAAGGCCTATCTTTATGAATTTCATAAAATAGCTCTGCTTGTTTTTTTGTCAGCAACATCATTTTTTGTGCTATAATTTCTAGTCCAGATTTTTCGATGTAAGAATTTATCTTGCCTGTAATATTATTTTTTACTGCATCAGGTTTTAATATCGAAAGTGTCTTCTCAATTGTCATATTATTTCCTTATATAAGATTGTATATTTATAGATTC
The window above is part of the Wolbachia endosymbiont (group A) of Bibio marci genome. Proteins encoded here:
- the ndk gene encoding nucleoside-diphosphate kinase codes for the protein MTIEKTLSILKPDAVKNNITGKINSYIEKSGLEIIAQKMMLLTKKQAELFYEIHKDRPFFGELVEFMTSGPVIIQVLVGENAVSKYRQIMGATDPKQADKGTIRGDFADDISENRVHGSDSLENARKEIAFFFAECELV